From the genome of Phoenix dactylifera cultivar Barhee BC4 chromosome 17, palm_55x_up_171113_PBpolish2nd_filt_p, whole genome shotgun sequence:
TCACCAGGGAACAACCCTCCAATAAATCAGAGACATGGAAATAATTTAGATTAAGGACAAGAAACTGATGTTTATAGCAAACTGCATTCATTTTTTAGGTGCAAAGTGCAAGAGGAAAAGCAACCCAGTGCATGCTGATGAAAAAGTTGCAAGCGTAGCAGcctgataataaataaatagttgTTAAAAACAATTAAGTGGTTAAATTCCTGCATTTGCTTTTTCTATTTCCATATACATAAACAGCAAAATTCTGCAGTTTGGTTCTCTCCCTTTCTAGGAATTTTTATGTCAGGAGGAAAAGGCAGTGCTTTTCACTTTTAGGAGACCACAGGGTTTTAGTTCAAGGTAGCTATGATATTTGTCCAGTctaaattttagaaatcaagagcagaaaagcatttaaaatgcAATGAAGTTTCTCTTGAGAGGAAAGTAGACCCCAAATATTCGGGACAAGACTCAATGATATATAAACTGTGGATGTAGGATGTAGTATTCTTGCAAATGTTCATAAAATTGTAGGAAGTGAAGATGAATTATGATTTTTACAGGCCCAAGCCAAAGCTCCATATCTATGTTTATTCAAATTTTGACATAGCAAAAGAACCCCTAAGTATTAAGAGTTGAGAGCATAATATCATTAATTCTGGTAACACAAAAAAAGTGATATGCTGAACTTACTTGATCGGTGGCTCTCGGCAACCACCATCAGCCGCCTTTGCAAGATGGAGGCAATGAAAAGGAAAATGGAGCACATGCCAAACATGACAGGCATAGGGAATGCATCCACCTTCAAAACAGCAGTAGAAAAATCCATAAAATAACTGACATGTTATACATTTACTTTCAAATACGAttaagtataatacaaaaatgctGCAGGAAAAATGAATAAGCACATACTGCAAATAATAATCACACTATAATGACCCTAGTTAATATGAATTAGCACATGCTGcaaaatgctgaaatgtattGATAATAACTACACTTTAAACTGCAACAGCAATACCATATCATCTACAGAGCTATGTTATAATGGAAAAATAAGCACAGCGGTTAGATGATTACATTGTAAAGCACAATGCACACAAATATGTTAAGGGGAATGCGGAAAAAGTTCATGATTGTGCTCCTCGCCTCCTCAGGAATGTACTGAGATCTCATCTTCATAATAGATGGCCAAAATATCCCTACACATGCTTCGAAGGTACAGAAACCAAATAGCAGGATACAGCCCCCCAACGACATGCTCCCACCTTTTACGGATGAAGATGTTACCAAGAACTGTTCAAAAATGGCAGAAAAATGAAAGAATGATTACATGCAAAGAGTTTCATGACAGAGGAAGCAAACAGGAGACTTACACTGGTGATAACAGGAAGGAGGAGAGTGAATGATGAGATTGCAAAAACAATTTGCATATAACCTTCAACTTTAAGTGTCGCACGGGCCATCAGCCGAGATGCAATGGAGCTCCCAAGCATTGAAGCCAACATGAAGGTAGCAAAAATAAAACCATGAGGAATGTCCTCCTCGTTTGGGCTTAAAGCAGGAGTCCACAAGAATACAAAGGTATACATTGAGCCTTCAAACAGTGATTGAATTGCACCCAGCAAAGCAATTTTCTCATCTGAAATGACAGATTATCATAATATAGACCTCAGTGACCATATTAGTAATAAAAACACCTTCAAACATGTAAAGAGAATAATAAGCATACTAACCAGAAGCAATGGCTACTGCAGCAACCTTAAATTGGCTAAGTAAGTCCTTGTTTTCTGAAGGATCTCCATAATTTTCACCCCATGTTGATAAGATAATCGCCATGCCAATTGCTAGGAAGCAGGCAGCAGCATCAAAGGGGGACACAGGGCCAAAACCCAAAGTATCAGTCAGTAAATTAGCGAACAACCCAGCGACAATGGCTACAAGACCATTGCCAATAAATATAGCCTTTGAAAAAGTTAGGGAGAGCCACTGTGGTTCAAAGCCCCTCTGTACAAGGTTTGTAAAAAGGGATATCAGCATGGAGCGTACAAATTTGATACTAAAGCTATGAAAGACAGCTTGTGCTTCCAGGAAAAAATCAGTAGATTCTGTGGATGTCTTCACAGATAAAATATATGTGAGTCTACTAACCCAACATCTGAATCATACACTTAAGAATGTAGTAGCATTATTTGGTTCTTATCATTTCTGTTCCTTGGATATTGGTTCAGGTGAAATTTCCATGGCTCCAAAACATAACACGACAAATTCCAAAACATAGGACTAACAATCTATTTATGTGCCTGCATATGGTATAATTGTGCATAGCATGTTTTGACTTTTGAGATTAGCTAATTATCATAGTAAATTAGTTTTCTACATGCTTCTTGCAAAATCACAATAACAGTTGACAAAACATATAAACTTATATAGTATCTATCATCAATTAAGCAAAAGAAGGTGATAAAGTAGCATAGTTGACATTTAAATGCAATTGATCGACCAAACATGCAAATTCATATGAACCTTAAGTCAAAGGATAATACTTCTCATATTTATGTTCTAGCATTTCTAAATAAATTTTAGATATCTGATATATGTTTCAGTAGCTTAGAGGAAACAAATAACAAAACAATATATAAGAAGACAACAAGTTCTCGGGGATTTAGTCATGGGAAGTTTAgatcttataaaataaaatgaagatcCTTTGTTTAGAAGAATCCCAGAAGAATACAAAAACTGATATGCATACAAATAACTAGCTACTAGAACCTAAAAGCATAAGCTATCAGGGAAGGGGCAAATAATGTACACCAAGCGTTAACAGTGCCATCACATATGCAACACCACTACCACTAGCTCGAAGAATCTATGTAACAAATAATTGTACAATTCTTCAATTACCTTTAATTTTCATCTGGGGTTCTGCCTGTAgctttttgaaaataattaattattttaactAATCCTATACATGACTTTAGTATCATCAATATTCCATGGTCCCTCTATCAAGGTCTCCAAAATTTAATAGAGACTTGTACAGGCATGCTAATCACAtacctcttttctttctttttattttttcaccaAACCAACACAATTTTTCTCAGATTTTTCGTAGAATCATGAAAAGAATATTTTCCCTTTTCAAATTTAATCTcaaattatttctcttaaaaaaaacaTTAGTCTGAAATTATCAATATGCCATGATGCTGATGAGGCATCAAGTAGGAAGGAAAGAATGAACACGAAATATATGCCCACAAAGTCcatattgatgatattatataaatgagcaATTTTGCAACAGGATCATGCAGAGGCAATGAGGAAGGTTCCAAAACTTCAGAAAATCATTGCAAAGGTAGGTTGTTGGGGGCATATAAACTCTACgtggaagaaaaaataaaaaataatatagcgaGCATCCAGATAAAATGGAAAGCAGCATAACAATAAGATAACAAGTAAACAACTGAAGCAGGCC
Proteins encoded in this window:
- the LOC103719073 gene encoding molybdate-anion transporter, with product MEALYYLLFGGLSVVVALLEFSKTSKDRISTSVAFNSFKNNYIVVYSLMMAGDWLQGPYVYYLYHTYGFGKGEIGRLFIAGFGSSMLFGTIVGSMADKQGRKRACVTYCISYILSCITKHSPQFKVLMLGRILGGIATSLLFSAFESWLVAEHNKRGFEPQWLSLTFSKAIFIGNGLVAIVAGLFANLLTDTLGFGPVSPFDAAACFLAIGMAIILSTWGENYGDPSENKDLLSQFKVAAVAIASDEKIALLGAIQSLFEGSMYTFVFLWTPALSPNEEDIPHGFIFATFMLASMLGSSIASRLMARATLKVEGYMQIVFAISSFTLLLPVITSFLVTSSSVKGGSMSLGGCILLFGFCTFEACVGIFWPSIMKMRSQYIPEEARSTIMNFFRIPLNIFVCIVLYNVDAFPMPVMFGMCSIFLFIASILQRRLMVVAESHRSKPQDWTAVKERDDEAQPLNI